The DNA window GAGGGATTGCGAAAGGAAACCAAAGTGTCCGTCGACGACGGGGCTTTGGCCGAGTTATGAGACCGCCGGTTGTCATTCGCCGTTTCGCCGCCGCCGTACAAGCTTTAGCTTGTGTTTTGTTTTTCGCCGGGACGGCTGGGGCGGCGCGCCGGCCCTTGGACGGCATCGTGGCGACCGTCAACGACGACGTAATCCTGGCGAGCGAGCTGGGCGAGGAGGTCTCGGTACGCTTGTATCAGATGGAGGCCGCCGGAGCGAAGGCGGGCGACCTCCGCGCTTTCGCGGCCGAGGTCTTGGCGGCCATGATGGACGACCGCCTCCTGTTGCAGGACGCCGACGGGCGCGACATCATCGTATCTCGGGAGGACGTTAAACCCTACCTCGACGAGGAGCTCGAGCGTATTCGCGGCGGGTTCTCGTCGCAGGCGGAGTACGAGGCCGCGCTCGCGCAATACGGTATGACGGAAAAAGAGCTCGTCGTCCGTTACCGGAAAACCCTCCGCGACCAGTTGAAGATAAGACGCCTTCTGGACGTCGTCCTCTCGCCCCGGGTGGAGGTCAGGGAAGAGGAAATACGCGCCTACTTCGACGCCCGCCGGGACGAGCTCGCGCTGCCCACGCTCGTCACGCTGCGCGAGATTGCCGTTGCCAAGCAGCCGTCGGCGGAATCGAGGGCCCGCGTCAAGAACGAACTCCAACGCATTAGGGACGCGGCGCTGGCCGGAGGCGGTTTCGCCGCGCTGGCGAAGAAAGCGGCCGATGCGGAGGAGGGCGGCGAATTCGGCGCCTCGTTTAAATTCCGGCCGGGGGAGGCGGTGCCGGCGCTGGAACGGGCCGCGGCCGGCCTGCGGCCGGGCGACATATCGCAAGTGGTGGCGGGACCGGATGGTTATTGGCTGGTTCGCCTCGGGAGCATCGAGAACGAGCGGCGGGAAGTCCAATACGTCCACCTCAAAGTGAGTTTGACGGACGCCGACGTGAGGGCCGCCCGGGCGAAGGCGGAAAAGGCCGCGGCGGCGCTGGCCGGGGGTGAAGATTTCGCCGACGTGGCGGCCGCGTACAGCGGGAACGAGGAGACCGCGGCCGCGGGCGGCCTGGTGGGCGAGATAGCCATGTCGGAGTTCGAAGCGGAGATGCCGGAAGTCGCGGCGGCGGTGGAGGGGCTTTCGCCCGGGGGCGTCACGACGGTCATAGAACGGCCCGAAGGGTTTTTCATCCTCAAACTCGAGGAGCGACGGGAGGGCCGCGAGGTTTCGTACGAGGAAGCGCGCGAAGTCGTTAAGAGGACCCTCAGGGCCCAGAAATTGGCGCTCGAGAAAAAGAAGTACGTACAGGAATTAAAGGATAAGGCCTACATCAAAACCTTTGACTAAACCGGGGCCCGCCGGTAAAAAAAAAGCAGGCTCCGCGCCTGCTTTTATAAATGCCGGCCCGGCGGTACCTCACTCCAGATTGGGAACCAGCAAGACCGGGATGTCGGTCTTGGCCAGGATCTCGCGCGAGATAGCGCTCGAGATGTCGCCCCGTTCGTCGAGGCCTAAAATAATCAGGTCTACCTCCTCTTCCTGCGCCGTCTTCGCGATCGTGTCCGTCAGGCGGCCTATGCGAAGGATGGGGCGTATCTTGGGCGTCGCACGCCGGCGTTGGAAGATGGCGAGCGCCTGTTGGCCGTCCTCGTATTCGTCCTGGCTGTCGACTACGTGCAGGACGATGAGTTGGGCGTTGGCGCGGGAGGCGACCGTTACCAGGTAGTCGGCTTTCTTCTTGGCGGGTACGCTTCCCGCGGTCGTTACCATTATCTTCAAAAGTTTTCCTCCTGCGAGGTCCGGGCCCGCTTCGTTTATATTTTACGCAAACGGCGGGGCGGCGTCAAGTGGTAAAGTAAATCCGTCGCCTCCTCGCGATGCCCTTCGTCCCGATGGGTAAACCGTACGTAGCGCTGTTGTGGCACTTCCACCAGCCCCCGTACGCCGACCCGCGCCGGCCCGGGCGCCAGCCGGCGTTGCCGTGGGTGCGACTGCACGCCGCCCGCGATTACTACCAGATGGGGCACCTGGTCGCGGGCTGCGACGGCCTGCGCGCTACGTTCAACTTCACGCCCGTCCTGCTGGCGCAGTTCGACGCGTACTTGCACCGGGGGCACCGCGACCGTTTGATGGAGCTCTCCCTCCGCGACCCGGTCCGACTCGCCGCGGCCGAGGCCGATGCGCTGATATCCCGCGCTTTCGACGTCGACTTCGAACGCGTCGTTAAAGGCCATCCGCGCTATTTTAAACTCTACCGGAAATACGTCCGCCGGGAATCGTTCGGCGCCGGCGAACTGCTCGACGCCGTGGCGCTGTTCAACCTCGCCTGGACCGGCGAGATATTCCGCGAGGGCCCGGTAACGCTGGAGGGCGGCGCCGTCGTCGACCTGAGGCCGTTATCCGAGAAGGGTTGCGGTTATACGCGCGACGACGTCGAGGCCGTAATCGCGGCGCAGCTCGACGTAATGGCGGCCGTCGTGCCGCTGTATCGCGGGCTTCGGTGGGAAGGCCGGCTCGAGATTTCGACGACGCCCTTTTACCACCCGATTCTCCCTCTCGTTCACGACTCGGACCTCGCGACCGTCGACCGCCCGGGCGCTACGTTGCCGCCGCGGTTCTCGTGGCCCGCGGACGCGCGCGAGCAAGTTACGCGCGCCGTTGCGTTCTTCGAGGCGGAGTTCGGCTTTAAACCCGCCGGCATGTGGCCCGCCGAGGGGGCGGTGGCGGAGAAGGTGCTGCCGTACTTCGACCGGGCCGGCGTCGCGTGGATAGCGTCGGACGAGGGCGTGTTGGCCCTCTCGGGAGAGCGCGATTACGAGCCGGGCCGCCCGGAGCTGTTGTCGCAGCCGTACCGGGTGGGCGACGGCGAGTTGGCGATATTCTTCCGCCACCGGGGCTTGTCCGACGCCATAGGTTTCGAGTATCAACGTTGGCCCGACGCCGCGGCGGCCGCGGCCGACTTCTGTAAAAATTTGTGTTCGTTCCTGGCGGCGGCGCGGGCGCGTTCCGTCCACGACGCGCTGGCCTGCGTTATCCTGGACGGCGAGAACGCCTGGGGTGCGTACCGTCGCCAGGGCGTGCCGTTCCTGAGGGAGTTGTATAGCCGGCTGGCGCGGGGCGACGTGGCTCGAGCCGTGACGTTCGCCGAATACCTCGCCGGCGCGGCCGACAGAGGCCTCGCGCCCCACCCGCCCCTCACGCTCGACCACTTACGGCCGCTGGCCTGCGCCTCGTGGATCGACGAGGCCGGTTCCCTTCCCGGCAACGACCTCGGGACGTGGGTGGGCGAGCCGGAGGAGAACCGGGCATGGGAACTCTTGGGGGAAGCCCGCGACGCGCTGGAGCGCTCCTCCGCGCCGGAGGCGGCGAAGGCGGAGGCGCGCGAGTTCCTTCTGGCGGCCGAAGCCAGCGACTGGTTCTGGTGGTACGGCGACGACCAGGGCGGTGGCGCGGACGAGGAGTTCGACCGCCTGTTCCGGGAGAACGTGGCCGCGGCGTACCGCGCGCTCGGCGACGAGCCGCCCGCGGCGTTGAGCGAGGCCATCGCACCGCGCCGCGTCATCTGGCGGCCCGACGGCCGGTTGTCGTTGAAGGTGGGGGACTTGCTGGTCGTGGAGTGGCCGCGCGCCGGGGAAGTGTACTTCGGCGTCGACGGGTGGCGGCGACCCGGCCGGCGGGAGCTCGCGCCCGCGACCGCGGTCATGGCCGGGCCGGCGGGGGGCTTCCGCGCGCCGCTCCTCAAGATTACCGCCGACGTACGCCGCGTCGAGTTCACCTTCCGCGACGCCGACGGCGCGTGGTTGGGCCGGGATTTTTTCGTACTGGTCGACTAAATTTCTGTTATAATTCCCGGAATATTAACCGAAAGGGATAGCTTATGATCGAGTATCAATATCTCCTCGTAGTCCTGCTCGGTTTGGTCATGTTGGTGGGCGGCTTTTGGCTCGGCCAGGTCTCGAAGGGCAAAGCGCTACGTATAATAGGGCCGCCGGCGGGCGTCGTAGGCCTCATCGTAGTATTTATCGGCATCCTGCTAACCTGCGTTCCAGGCTTCTTTACCTGGTAAATCTTCGGGGACTTCCACTATGCCGACCGTCGCTTTCAAAACGCTCGGCTGTAAGCTCAACCAGTACGAGACGGAGGCCGTGCGCGCCGGCGTCGAGGACGCCGGCTTTTGCTCCGTCCCGTTCGACGGCCCGGCGGACTTCTACGTCGTCAATACCTGCACCGTGACGCACCGCAGCGACTACAAGTCGCGGCAGCTCGTGCGGCGCGTCTGCCGCGAGCGGCCCGGCGCCCGCGTCGTCGTTACCGGCTGCTACGCCGACCTCGCGCCCGAGGTTTTCGCGCCGCTCGGGCCGAACGTAACGGTCGTCCCCAACAGCGACAAGGAACGGATACCGGCCCTCATAGCCGGGGAGGCCGGCGCGCCCGACGCCGCCCCCAGGCGCCGCGTGACGCGGTTCGCGAACAAGACCAGGCTTTTCCTCAAAGTCCAGGACGGCTGCGACCACGCGTGCGCCTATTGCGTAGTCGTGGCGGCGCGGGGGCCGAGCCGAAGTCGGCCGGCCCGCGAAGTAGTCGCCGACGTCCGCGACGCCGTGTCGGTCGGCGTCAAGGAAGTCGTGCTGGTGGGCGTGGACCTGGGCTCGTACGGCCGCGACGGCCGCCGTTCGCTCGCGACCTTGCTCGCCGAGCTCTCGGCGCTGCCGGGCGAGTTCCGCTTGCGCCTGTCGTCGGTGGACGCGTCCGATTTCGAGCCGGCGCTGGTACGCGAGGTGGCCGCCGGCGGCCGCGTATGTCCCCACGTCCACCTGCCGCTGCAGTCCGCGGACGACGGCGTATTGCGTCGGATGCGGCGGCGGTACCGGGCGGCCGATTACCGGCGCCTGTGCCTCGAGCTGCTCGAGCGCGTCGGCGACGTCGCCATCGGCGCGGACGTTATCGCGGGCCTCCCCGGCGAGGACGTCGCGGCCTTTAAGAAAACGCTCGCGCTGGTAGAGGAGATACCGTTCGCGTACTTGCACGTCTTCCCCTACTCGCCGCGGCCCGGGACCGACGCCGCGGCCATGGCCGACCGGGCCCCTCCCGACGAGCGCGAACGTCGCGCCGCGCTGCTGCGCGAGCTCGCCGCGGCGAAGCGTCGCTCGTACGAGCGGCGGTTCGCAGGCGCGGTCCGGGCGGCGCTGGTGGAAGAGAGGCGCGACGGCCGCGGCGGCGCCGCGGTGGCCTTGACCGATAATTATCTACGCGTGCCGTTGCGAAATTACGAGGGCGCGGGCAACGTTTTCGCGAACGCGAAGTTGGTCGACGGGGAAGGCCGGCTGGCGGCGTTCATAGCGACGTAACCCCGCGTCAAGGTGGTAACTTATGGGATACCCCCTTTACGCTTACCTCGAGCCCACGTACCTGATGTTGGTACCGGTTATCATATTGGGCTTCTACGCCCAATGGAAGGTTCGGGCCACTTATAAGAAGTATGCCCAGGTGGCCGCGGCGGCGGGCTTGCCGGGCGCGAAGGTGGCGGCGCAACTGTTGCAACAGGAGAACCTCGGCGGCGTCGGCCTGGAGGAAACCGGCGGCACGCTGACGGACCACTTCGACCCGCGCTCGAACACGCTGCGCCTTTCCTCGGGCGTGGCGCGCAGCGCGAGCATCGCGGCGTACGGCGTCGCCGCCCACGAGGTGGGTCACGCCGCCCAGCGCCGCGACGGGTACGCCTTCCTCACGGTTCGAAACGCGATATTGCCGGTCGCCAACATTGGCTCGCAGCTGTTCATCCCGCTGCTCATCGGCGGCTTTATCTTCCGGTGGGGTTTTCTGATTAACATCGGGATAATCTTATACGCGTTCGCGGTGGCGTTCCAGCTCGTGACGCTGCCCGTCGAGTTCGACGCATCGCGGCGGGCGCTGGCTATGCTGCGGGGTACCGGCGCCGTCGCGCCGGAGGAAGTGGCCGGCGCCAGGAAGGTCCTCAGCGCCGCGGCGCTCACGTACGTCGCGGCGACGTTGACCGCGGTAACGTGGCTCATATATCTATTGATCGGGGCGCGGCGGAGTTAATAAAAAAGCCCCGCGTCGCGGGGCCCCCGGTCGTCGTTTCCGTTAACGGAACGAGAGCGTCGAGCCGTCGTCGGCGACGACGTAGACCGCGTCCGGCCCCACCGCCGGGCTCGACGATACGCCGGCCGGGGCATCCGCTTCCCAACTTATCTCGCCGTCCCCCGCGCGGACGGCGTAAATTTTACCCGCGGCGGTGCCGACGTATATGAAACCTCGAGCCGCGGCCGGGCTTCCTTCGACCGCGCCGTCCAGGCCGCGCTGCCACAACCGCGCGCCGTCGGCCGAACGCAGCGCGACGAGGTTGCCTTCCCACGTTCCGGCGAATATCGCGTCGTTCTCGGCGGCCAGGCCGCTTACGCCGGCGCCGGCGGCGTAGCGCCAGAGCGGCCTCGCGTCCGCGGCGCTCACCGCGAATATCTCGCCGTCCTCCGATGCCGCGACGACGGTCCCGGCCAGTACGAGGGGCGGCGCGGTGAGCGGCGCGCCGGCGTCGTAGCTCCAATCCGGGCGGCCGTCGGCGGCGTCCAAACATAGAAGCCGGCCGCTACGGGAGGCGACGAAGAGTTTCCGCTCCGCGAAGCAGGGCGTCGTCCAAACGGGCCCGACCTCTTCGGCGACCCATTTTAACCTGCCGTCGCGCGCGCCGAGGGCGAATACTTTACCGTCCAGCGTGCCGAAGAAGACCTTGCCGTCGGCTACCACCGGGTCCGCGACTATTTTGCCGCCGGCGCCGAATTTCCATCTAAGGCGGCCGCGCGGCACGTCCAGCGCGTAGAGGAATCCGTCGGCGGCGCCGAAGTAGGCCGTATCGCCGGCGAGGGCCGCGCTGCCCGCTACGTCGCCGCCGGTCCGAAAGCGGTAAAGGACCCTGCCGTCCTCGGGCGCGATAACGTTGAGGAAGTCGTCGTTGGTGCCGAC is part of the bacterium genome and encodes:
- a CDS encoding peptidylprolyl isomerase, yielding MRPPVVIRRFAAAVQALACVLFFAGTAGAARRPLDGIVATVNDDVILASELGEEVSVRLYQMEAAGAKAGDLRAFAAEVLAAMMDDRLLLQDADGRDIIVSREDVKPYLDEELERIRGGFSSQAEYEAALAQYGMTEKELVVRYRKTLRDQLKIRRLLDVVLSPRVEVREEEIRAYFDARRDELALPTLVTLREIAVAKQPSAESRARVKNELQRIRDAALAGGGFAALAKKAADAEEGGEFGASFKFRPGEAVPALERAAAGLRPGDISQVVAGPDGYWLVRLGSIENERREVQYVHLKVSLTDADVRAARAKAEKAAAALAGGEDFADVAAAYSGNEETAAAGGLVGEIAMSEFEAEMPEVAAAVEGLSPGGVTTVIERPEGFFILKLEERREGREVSYEEAREVVKRTLRAQKLALEKKKYVQELKDKAYIKTFD
- a CDS encoding universal stress protein, with product MVTTAGSVPAKKKADYLVTVASRANAQLIVLHVVDSQDEYEDGQQALAIFQRRRATPKIRPILRIGRLTDTIAKTAQEEEVDLIILGLDERGDISSAISREILAKTDIPVLLVPNLE
- a CDS encoding glycoside hydrolase family 57 protein; its protein translation is MGKPYVALLWHFHQPPYADPRRPGRQPALPWVRLHAARDYYQMGHLVAGCDGLRATFNFTPVLLAQFDAYLHRGHRDRLMELSLRDPVRLAAAEADALISRAFDVDFERVVKGHPRYFKLYRKYVRRESFGAGELLDAVALFNLAWTGEIFREGPVTLEGGAVVDLRPLSEKGCGYTRDDVEAVIAAQLDVMAAVVPLYRGLRWEGRLEISTTPFYHPILPLVHDSDLATVDRPGATLPPRFSWPADAREQVTRAVAFFEAEFGFKPAGMWPAEGAVAEKVLPYFDRAGVAWIASDEGVLALSGERDYEPGRPELLSQPYRVGDGELAIFFRHRGLSDAIGFEYQRWPDAAAAAADFCKNLCSFLAAARARSVHDALACVILDGENAWGAYRRQGVPFLRELYSRLARGDVARAVTFAEYLAGAADRGLAPHPPLTLDHLRPLACASWIDEAGSLPGNDLGTWVGEPEENRAWELLGEARDALERSSAPEAAKAEAREFLLAAEASDWFWWYGDDQGGGADEEFDRLFRENVAAAYRALGDEPPAALSEAIAPRRVIWRPDGRLSLKVGDLLVVEWPRAGEVYFGVDGWRRPGRRELAPATAVMAGPAGGFRAPLLKITADVRRVEFTFRDADGAWLGRDFFVLVD
- the mtaB gene encoding tRNA (N(6)-L-threonylcarbamoyladenosine(37)-C(2))-methylthiotransferase MtaB, with protein sequence MPTVAFKTLGCKLNQYETEAVRAGVEDAGFCSVPFDGPADFYVVNTCTVTHRSDYKSRQLVRRVCRERPGARVVVTGCYADLAPEVFAPLGPNVTVVPNSDKERIPALIAGEAGAPDAAPRRRVTRFANKTRLFLKVQDGCDHACAYCVVVAARGPSRSRPAREVVADVRDAVSVGVKEVVLVGVDLGSYGRDGRRSLATLLAELSALPGEFRLRLSSVDASDFEPALVREVAAGGRVCPHVHLPLQSADDGVLRRMRRRYRAADYRRLCLELLERVGDVAIGADVIAGLPGEDVAAFKKTLALVEEIPFAYLHVFPYSPRPGTDAAAMADRAPPDERERRAALLRELAAAKRRSYERRFAGAVRAALVEERRDGRGGAAVALTDNYLRVPLRNYEGAGNVFANAKLVDGEGRLAAFIAT
- a CDS encoding zinc metallopeptidase — translated: MGYPLYAYLEPTYLMLVPVIILGFYAQWKVRATYKKYAQVAAAAGLPGAKVAAQLLQQENLGGVGLEETGGTLTDHFDPRSNTLRLSSGVARSASIAAYGVAAHEVGHAAQRRDGYAFLTVRNAILPVANIGSQLFIPLLIGGFIFRWGFLINIGIILYAFAVAFQLVTLPVEFDASRRALAMLRGTGAVAPEEVAGARKVLSAAALTYVAATLTAVTWLIYLLIGARRS
- a CDS encoding PQQ-binding-like beta-propeller repeat protein; this translates as MRRVINYLTFALAATAFFISACGPTWETYRGGPGRAASLRPDFAGPPRVAGWKLELKSPSFSSPVLAERFLLVGTNDDFLNVIAPEDGRVLYRFRTGGDVAGSAALAGDTAYFGAADGFLYALDVPRGRLRWKFGAGGKIVADPVVADGKVFFGTLDGKVFALGARDGRLKWVAEEVGPVWTTPCFAERKLFVASRSGRLLCLDAADGRPDWSYDAGAPLTAPPLVLAGTVVAASEDGEIFAVSAADARPLWRYAAGAGVSGLAAENDAIFAGTWEGNLVALRSADGARLWQRGLDGAVEGSPAAARGFIYVGTAAGKIYAVRAGDGEISWEADAPAGVSSSPAVGPDAVYVVADDGSTLSFR